The following coding sequences are from one Anguilla rostrata isolate EN2019 chromosome 16, ASM1855537v3, whole genome shotgun sequence window:
- the lrrc4ca gene encoding leucine rich repeat containing 4C, genome duplicate a — MLNKMTSSPLQRMRGPKWNRAPSDPFFVLLLALQLLVVAGLVRAQTCPSVCSCSNQFSKVICTRRGLREVPDGISTNTRYLNLQENLIQVIKVDSFKHLRHLEILQLSKNHIRNIEIGAFNGLASLNTLELFDNRLTTIPNGAFEYLSKLKELWLRNNPIESIPSYAFNRVPSLRRLDLGELKRLSYISEGAFEGLSNLRYLNLGMCNLKEIPNLIPLVRLDELEMSGNQLSVIRPGSFKGLIHLQKLWMMHAQIQTIERNSFDDLQSLVELNLAHNNLTLLPHDLFTPLHHLERVHLHHNPWNCNCDILWLSWWLKEMVPANTSCCARCSSPPSHKGRYIGELDQNYFHCYAPVIVEPPADLNVTEGMAAELKCRASSLTSVSWITPNGSIMTHGAYKVRISVLNDGTLNFTNVTMQDTGTYTCMVSNSAGNTTASATLNVSSTENSFSYFTTVTVETIEPGHDDGRTTVQQSVGPTPSSGWDSPSSATSTTARTSHSTKTTEKTYTIPVTEIDGALNGLDEVMKTTKIIIGCFVAITLMAAVMLIIFYKMRKQHHQQNHHAPTRTIEIINVDEELTGGPAMDSHLTLPPLEHEHLNHYNSYKTAYNHASTINSIHSSAHEPLLIRASSKDNVQETQI, encoded by the coding sequence atgttGAACAAGATGACATCGTCCCCACTGCAGAGGATGAGAGGGCCTAAGTGGAACAGGGCCCCCTCCGACCCTTTCTTTGTGCTGCTGTTGGCCCTCCAGCTGCTGGTGGTGGCCGGCCTGGTGCGTGCCCAGACCTGCCCCTCCGTCTGCTCCTGCAGCAACCAGTTCAGCAAGGTGATCTGCACCCGCCGGGGTCTGCGGGAGGTGCCCGACGGCATCTCCACCAACACCCGCTACCTGAACCTGCAGGAGAACCTGATCCAGGTCATCAAGGTGGACAGCTTCAAGCACCTGCGGCACCTGGAGATCCTGCAGCTCAGCAAGAACCACATCCGCAACATCGAGATCGGCGCCTTCAATGGGCTGGCCAGCCTCAACACCCTGGAGCTCTTCGACAACCGGCTCACCACCATCCCCAACGGGGCCTTCGAGTACCTGTCCAAGCTGAAGGAGCTGTGGCTGCGGAACAACCCCATCGAGAGCATCCCCTCCTACGCCTTCAACCGCGTGCCGTCGCTGCGGAGGCTGGACCTGGGCGAGCTCAAGCGACTCTCCTACATTTCCGAGGGGGCCTTCGAGGGCCTGAGCAACCTGCGCTACCTGAACCTGGGCATGTGCAACCTGAAGGAGATCCCCAACCTCATCCCCCTGGTCCGGCTCGACGAGCTGGAGATGTCGGGCAACCAGCTGTCCGTCATCCGCCCGGGCTCCTTCAAAGGGCTCATCCACCTGCAGAAGCTGTGGATGATGCACGCCCAGATCCAGACCATCGAGAGGAACTCCTTCGATGACCTGCAGTCGCTGGTGGAGCTCAACCTGGCCCACAACAACCTCACCCTGCTGCCCCACGACCTCTTCACCCCCCTGCACCACCTGGAGCGGGTGCACCTGCACCACAACCCCTGGAACTGCAACTGCGACATCCTCTGGCTCAGCTGGTGGCTGAAGGAGATGGTGCCGGCCAACACCAGCTGCTGCGCCCGCTGCAGTTCCCCACCGAGCCACAAGGGGCGCTACATCGGGGAGCTGGACCAGAACTATTTCCACTGCTACGCGCCAGTGATCGTGGAGCCGCCCGCGGACCTGAACGTGACAGAGGGCATGGCGGCGGAGCTGAAGTGCCGGGCCAGCTCGCTGACCTCCGTCAGCTGGATCACGCCCAACGGCTCCATCATGACGCACGGCGCCTACAAGGTGCGCATCTCGGTGCTCAACGACGGGACGCTGAACTTCACCAACGTCACCATGCAGGACACGGGCACCTACACCTGCATGGTGAGCAACTCGGCGGGCAACACCACGGCCTCCGCCACACTCAACGTGTCCTCCACCGAGAACAGCTTCAGCTACTTCACCACCGTCACCGTGGAGACCATCGAGCCCGGCCACGACGACGGGCGGACGACGGTGCAGCAGAGCGTGGGCCCCACCCCGTCCTCTGGCTGGGACTCGCCCTCCTCGGCCACCAGCACCACCGCCCGGACCTCGCACTCCACCAAGACCACGGAGAAGACCTACACCATCCCCGTGACGGAGATCGACGGCGCCCTCAACGGGCTGGACGAGGTGATGAAGACCACCAAGATCATCATCGGCTGCTTCGTGGCCATCACCCTGATGGCCGCCGTCATGCTCATCATCTTCTACAAGATGCGCAAGCAGCACCACCAGCAGAACCACCACGCCCCGACCCGGACCATCGAGATCATCAACGTGGACGAGGAGCTGACCGGGGGGCCCGCCATGGATAGTCACCTGACCCTGCCTCCCCTGGAGCATGAGCACCTCAACCACTACAACTCCTACAAGACTGCGTACAACCACGCCTCCACCATCAACTCCATACACAGCTCCGCGCATGAACCTTTGCTAATCCGGGCCAGCTCCAAGGACAATGTACAAGAGACCCAAATATAA